Proteins encoded together in one Myxococcus stipitatus window:
- a CDS encoding SDR family NAD(P)-dependent oxidoreductase, protein MIVLVTGATAGFGLAIARRFIREGAKVIATGRRTELLKALRDELGERLLPVTLDVTDREAVQRVFGGLPADFADVDVLVNNAGLALGLEPAQTAKLDDWEVMVDTNVKGLLYCTHAVLPGMVARNRGHVVNMGSVAAEYPYPGGNVYGATKAFVQQFSLNLRADLLGTAVRVTDIEPGLVGGTEFSNIRFRGDASRAASVYANTQPLTPEDIADAVHWVATRPAHVNINVMSLMPVAQAFGPLPVKRQG, encoded by the coding sequence ATGATTGTGCTGGTGACAGGGGCCACGGCCGGCTTTGGCCTGGCCATCGCGCGGCGCTTCATCCGGGAGGGGGCGAAGGTCATCGCCACCGGACGGCGCACGGAGCTCTTGAAGGCGCTGCGCGACGAGCTGGGAGAGCGGCTGCTGCCGGTGACGCTCGACGTGACGGACCGCGAGGCGGTGCAGCGGGTGTTCGGCGGGTTGCCCGCGGACTTCGCGGACGTGGACGTGCTCGTCAACAACGCGGGGCTGGCGCTGGGGTTGGAGCCGGCGCAGACGGCGAAGCTCGACGACTGGGAGGTGATGGTCGACACCAACGTGAAGGGGCTCCTGTACTGCACGCACGCGGTGCTGCCCGGCATGGTGGCGCGGAACCGGGGTCACGTCGTCAACATGGGCTCCGTGGCGGCGGAGTATCCGTACCCGGGCGGCAACGTGTACGGCGCCACCAAGGCGTTCGTGCAGCAGTTCAGCCTCAACCTGCGCGCGGACCTGCTGGGCACCGCCGTGCGTGTCACGGACATCGAGCCGGGGCTGGTGGGTGGCACGGAGTTCTCCAACATCCGCTTCCGGGGCGACGCGTCACGCGCCGCGTCCGTGTATGCGAACACGCAGCCGCTGACGCCCGAGGACATCGCGGACGCGGTCCACTGGGTGGCCACGCGCCCGGCGCACGTGAACATCAACGTCATGTCGTTGATGCCGGTGGCACAGGCCTTCGGGCCGCTCCCGGTGAAGCGCCAGGGTTGA
- a CDS encoding Uma2 family endonuclease, whose protein sequence is MSDKPPRPGTVLEEYEQLPEGVHAEIIDGELHVNPQPAIPHVRSTSRLGTILGPFDLGSGGFGGWVLLDEPELRFERGDILVPDVGGWRRERMPVLPQGVGFTLPPDWVCEVLSPSTELRDRGRKMEIYAREGVKHLWFVNPRARTLEVFALHGGVWERLGLHSGDELVRAEPFEAMVLKLALLWER, encoded by the coding sequence ATGAGCGACAAGCCACCGCGACCGGGAACCGTCCTCGAGGAGTACGAGCAGCTTCCGGAAGGCGTCCACGCGGAGATCATCGACGGTGAGCTGCACGTCAACCCGCAGCCCGCGATTCCGCATGTCCGCTCCACGTCGAGACTCGGAACGATTCTTGGCCCATTCGACCTGGGAAGTGGGGGGTTCGGGGGATGGGTCCTGTTGGATGAGCCCGAACTCCGCTTCGAGCGCGGAGACATCCTCGTGCCGGACGTCGGAGGCTGGCGACGCGAGCGCATGCCAGTCCTGCCACAAGGCGTTGGCTTCACCCTGCCCCCCGACTGGGTCTGCGAGGTGCTGTCACCGTCGACCGAGCTGCGTGATCGTGGCCGGAAGATGGAGATCTACGCCAGGGAGGGAGTGAAGCACCTGTGGTTCGTGAACCCACGCGCCCGAACGCTGGAGGTCTTCGCGCTTCATGGCGGCGTCTGGGAGCGACTGGGGTTGCACTCCGGCGACGAGCTGGTTCGCGCGGAACCCTTCGAAGCCATGGTCCTGAAACTCGCCCTGCTCTGGGAGAGGTGA
- a CDS encoding ATP-grasp domain-containing protein translates to MLRRAFIQEEAHGRMEPEMRQLLKGLREQGIPTECFTTKRLERRQVPLAPDTLVAGHVPSVLGALKQLGIEPPPTNDYPASLQPFLRRRLWKSTVRRLTADLLDVASPPVFAKPLGRRKRFTGHVFQSADDLLYLERASASTPLLCAEVVRFRSEHRAFVVKGVLVGLRHYAGDSAIGVDMACVEEALRLLEASGEATAGYALDVGVLDTGETALVEWNDGFSLGSYGLESDSYTALTVARWCELTGLVPRTGMG, encoded by the coding sequence ATGCTCCGGCGGGCCTTCATCCAGGAAGAAGCCCACGGGCGCATGGAGCCCGAGATGCGACAGCTGCTCAAGGGGCTGCGCGAGCAGGGCATCCCCACCGAGTGCTTCACCACCAAGCGTCTGGAGCGGCGCCAGGTCCCCCTGGCCCCCGACACGCTGGTGGCGGGGCACGTCCCCTCGGTGCTGGGCGCCTTGAAGCAGCTGGGCATCGAGCCGCCTCCGACGAACGACTACCCCGCGAGCCTCCAGCCCTTCCTGCGCCGGCGCCTGTGGAAGAGCACCGTGCGGCGGCTCACCGCCGACCTGCTCGACGTCGCGAGCCCCCCCGTGTTCGCCAAGCCGTTGGGACGCCGCAAGCGCTTCACCGGCCATGTCTTCCAGAGCGCGGACGACCTCCTCTACCTGGAGCGGGCCTCGGCGAGCACGCCGCTGCTCTGCGCGGAGGTGGTGCGCTTTCGCAGCGAGCACCGCGCCTTCGTCGTGAAGGGAGTCCTGGTGGGGCTGCGGCACTACGCGGGGGACTCCGCCATCGGCGTGGACATGGCGTGCGTGGAGGAGGCGCTGCGCCTGCTGGAGGCGTCGGGTGAGGCGACGGCGGGCTACGCGCTCGACGTCGGCGTGCTCGACACGGGCGAGACGGCGCTCGTCGAGTGGAATGATGGCTTCTCGCTGGGCTCATATGGACTGGAGTCCGACAGCTACACGGCACTGACCGTGGCACGCTGGTGCGAGCTCACCGGCCTCGTTCCGCGTACCGGCATGGGCTGA
- a CDS encoding alpha/beta fold hydrolase, with translation MIHSSSNDTSPGTAVRVRESHLRLRDGRRLAYVEAGDLDGFPVFFIHGNPGSRYMRHPDDRIAHALGVRLIVPDRPGYGLSDYQPGRTLLDFPDDLEQLANALKVGRFALFGVSAGGPYVAASAWRLGERVTRAAIVSGASPLKRPGAMEGVNREYRNAYTLAAWPEWLLHPLMAMHDRQVRANPERALAGLISHSSPADREVLADPLIAAQVHGWRREATRHGVSGMRREAHILASPWNVPLEEIRQEVDLWYWEGDSIVPPQMGRYLGARIPRAVPHFLPGGGHFSLYPHWRDILTPLARAST, from the coding sequence ATGATTCACTCGTCCAGCAACGACACGTCACCGGGCACGGCCGTGCGCGTCCGCGAAAGCCACCTGCGCCTGCGCGATGGCCGTCGCCTCGCCTATGTCGAGGCCGGTGACCTCGATGGCTTCCCGGTGTTCTTCATCCACGGCAACCCCGGCTCGCGCTACATGCGCCACCCGGACGACCGCATCGCCCACGCGCTGGGCGTGCGCCTCATCGTCCCGGACCGCCCTGGCTACGGCCTGTCGGACTACCAGCCCGGGCGCACGCTGCTCGACTTCCCGGACGACCTGGAGCAGCTCGCCAACGCGCTGAAGGTGGGCCGCTTCGCCCTCTTCGGCGTCTCCGCCGGTGGCCCCTACGTCGCCGCGTCCGCGTGGCGGCTGGGCGAGCGGGTCACCCGCGCGGCCATCGTCTCCGGCGCCTCCCCGCTCAAGCGCCCCGGCGCGATGGAGGGCGTCAACCGCGAGTACCGCAACGCGTACACCCTGGCCGCGTGGCCCGAGTGGCTCTTGCACCCCTTGATGGCGATGCACGACCGTCAGGTGCGCGCCAACCCCGAGCGGGCGCTCGCGGGGCTCATCTCCCACTCGTCCCCGGCGGACCGGGAGGTGCTGGCGGATCCCCTCATCGCCGCGCAGGTGCACGGCTGGCGCCGCGAGGCCACGCGGCACGGCGTGTCGGGCATGCGCCGCGAGGCCCACATCCTCGCGTCCCCCTGGAACGTCCCGCTGGAGGAGATTCGCCAGGAGGTGGACCTCTGGTACTGGGAGGGCGACAGCATCGTCCCGCCGCAGATGGGCCGCTACCTCGGCGCGCGAATCCCGCGCGCGGTGCCCCACTTCCTCCCGGGTGGGGGACACTTCTCCCTCTATCCCCACTGGCGTGACATCCTCACCCCGCTCGCGCGCGCGAGCACGTGA
- a CDS encoding alpha/beta fold hydrolase has translation MTTSTAQRLRSFVTGQVELTRAVAHAFKSRPFNPYPYLKPVIERAAGVREPPISATPHSVVFTRGSMRLLRYAAPRRRHRTPILFVYSLINRWYILDFQPGRSLIEHLTRDGFDVYAIDWGIPGQDEERLTWSDLLGGLIQTAVRWTLRVSKSRDLTLYGYCMGGTMALAYTSLYPEGVRNLVAQATPVDFSKGGLYTLWTSSSHFDVDSLVDAYGNVPTPVLESGFLMAAPVQRLTRWLEVCRRIDDPDFVSTFLAMERWGSDPVPFPGEVYRQYIKDCYQQNLFHQGLMKVGGETVDLRRIQAALLNVIAEQDTIAFPAMSEPLLGLVASKDKETRRYPVGHIGLSASSKGPTVVWPSISAWIAARSQSMEP, from the coding sequence ATGACGACGTCCACCGCGCAGCGGCTGCGCTCCTTCGTCACGGGGCAGGTCGAGCTCACCCGCGCCGTCGCCCACGCGTTCAAGAGCCGCCCCTTCAATCCCTACCCCTACCTCAAGCCCGTCATCGAGCGGGCCGCGGGCGTGCGCGAGCCTCCCATCAGCGCCACGCCCCACAGCGTCGTGTTCACGCGCGGCAGCATGCGCTTGCTGCGCTACGCGGCGCCGCGTCGGCGTCACCGCACGCCCATCCTGTTCGTCTATTCACTCATCAACCGCTGGTACATCCTCGACTTCCAGCCGGGCCGCAGCCTCATCGAGCACCTCACCCGAGACGGCTTCGACGTCTACGCCATCGACTGGGGCATCCCCGGCCAGGACGAGGAGCGGCTCACCTGGTCGGACCTGCTCGGGGGCCTCATCCAGACGGCGGTGCGCTGGACGTTGCGCGTCAGCAAGAGCCGCGACCTGACGCTCTACGGCTACTGCATGGGCGGCACCATGGCGCTGGCGTATACGTCCCTCTACCCGGAGGGCGTGCGCAACCTCGTGGCCCAGGCCACGCCCGTCGACTTCAGCAAGGGCGGCCTCTACACGCTGTGGACGTCGTCCAGCCACTTCGACGTGGACTCGCTGGTGGACGCCTACGGCAACGTGCCCACGCCCGTGCTCGAGAGCGGCTTCCTCATGGCCGCGCCGGTGCAGCGCCTCACGCGGTGGCTGGAGGTCTGCCGGCGCATCGACGACCCGGACTTCGTCTCCACGTTCCTCGCCATGGAGCGCTGGGGCTCCGACCCCGTGCCCTTCCCCGGCGAGGTGTATCGCCAGTACATCAAGGACTGCTACCAGCAGAACCTCTTCCACCAGGGCCTCATGAAGGTGGGTGGCGAGACGGTCGACCTGCGTCGCATCCAGGCCGCGCTGCTCAACGTCATCGCCGAGCAGGACACCATCGCCTTCCCCGCCATGAGCGAACCGCTGCTCGGGCTCGTCGCCTCCAAGGACAAGGAGACGCGGCGCTATCCCGTGGGCCACATCGGCCTGTCCGCCTCCAGCAAGGGCCCCACCGTCGTGTGGCCCTCCATCTCCGCGTGGATTGCCGCGCGCTCCCAGTCGATGGAGCCATGA
- a CDS encoding right-handed parallel beta-helix repeat-containing protein, translated as MRQRSPLLTACCSAALLALLACNGKSEMSQTPGTSPGTGAGESPSTGSPQPPPPTTTPGEPETPGESPSPTPTPTPEPEPAPTPTPEPEPEPTPPPAPAYSRILWVSPSGNDNASGTESAPLRTVSRALTLIAPGEAIFLKTGTYTERLKLEERGGTASKPLTVKAAPGASPVVKPGASESALVDVRGAYWTVEGLTLDAAGTATFAVLWRGAATHHGVLRGCVAKNGTAGAGLNVSEKASDILIEGNSIFNFNRGSADSHGIIVQTTSRNVVVRGNDIHHNSGDGVQCIGPEGGATFSGTPFDNLLVEDNELHENRENGADIKTCTRVTLRGNVIWGHKATSTSRGEGVVVHLSASDVLLEDNVLYDNGRGINIGGNRVNGPPTRITLQRNVIRDGLGGGEDGGGIRVDTTNTVKVLHNTVWNMPGACLTFGHGDTGASANLDVRNNIFAGCGLAARAGSGRSGAVVDGNLYLGASGSARFQLDGSEVGLSDWRSRSGLDRRSLEKSPAFVNIDTGDFRLGPSSPARNVGLGVGLTFCGSAPDLGAFESDCP; from the coding sequence ATGCGCCAACGCTCACCGCTGCTGACGGCCTGCTGCTCCGCCGCCCTGCTCGCCTTGCTGGCGTGCAACGGCAAGAGCGAGATGTCCCAGACCCCGGGCACCTCGCCGGGGACGGGCGCGGGGGAGTCTCCCTCCACGGGCTCGCCACAGCCGCCTCCTCCCACGACGACGCCCGGCGAACCCGAGACCCCGGGGGAGTCCCCCTCGCCAACCCCCACGCCGACGCCCGAACCGGAGCCAGCACCCACGCCCACGCCGGAGCCCGAACCCGAACCCACGCCGCCGCCCGCGCCCGCCTACTCACGCATCCTCTGGGTCTCCCCGTCCGGCAACGACAACGCCTCGGGTACGGAGTCCGCGCCGCTGCGCACCGTCTCGCGCGCGCTGACCCTCATCGCTCCGGGCGAGGCCATCTTCCTGAAGACCGGCACCTATACGGAACGGCTCAAGCTGGAGGAGCGCGGCGGCACCGCGTCCAAGCCCCTCACCGTCAAGGCCGCGCCCGGCGCGTCGCCCGTGGTGAAGCCCGGCGCCAGCGAGTCCGCGCTGGTGGACGTGCGCGGCGCCTACTGGACCGTCGAGGGCCTCACGCTGGACGCGGCGGGCACGGCCACCTTCGCCGTGCTGTGGCGTGGCGCGGCCACCCACCACGGCGTGCTGCGCGGCTGCGTGGCGAAGAACGGCACCGCGGGCGCGGGCCTCAACGTGTCGGAGAAGGCCAGCGACATCCTCATCGAGGGCAACTCCATCTTCAACTTCAACCGGGGCAGCGCCGACAGCCACGGCATCATCGTGCAGACGACGTCGCGCAACGTGGTGGTGCGCGGCAATGACATCCACCACAACTCGGGGGACGGCGTGCAGTGCATCGGCCCCGAGGGCGGCGCCACCTTCTCCGGCACGCCCTTCGACAACCTGCTCGTCGAGGACAACGAGCTGCACGAGAACCGGGAGAACGGCGCCGACATCAAGACGTGCACCCGCGTCACCCTGCGCGGCAACGTCATCTGGGGCCACAAGGCGACCTCGACCTCGCGAGGCGAGGGCGTCGTGGTCCACCTCTCCGCCTCGGACGTCCTGCTGGAGGACAACGTCCTCTACGACAACGGGCGCGGCATCAACATCGGCGGCAACCGGGTGAACGGTCCTCCCACGCGCATCACCCTCCAGCGCAACGTCATCCGCGACGGGCTCGGCGGCGGCGAGGACGGCGGTGGCATCCGCGTGGACACCACCAATACGGTCAAGGTGCTCCACAACACCGTCTGGAACATGCCCGGGGCCTGCCTCACCTTCGGTCACGGCGACACCGGGGCCAGCGCCAACCTGGACGTGCGCAACAACATCTTCGCGGGCTGCGGCCTGGCGGCCCGTGCGGGCTCGGGGCGCTCCGGCGCCGTCGTGGACGGCAACCTCTACCTCGGCGCGTCGGGCAGCGCCCGCTTCCAGCTGGATGGGTCGGAGGTGGGGCTCTCCGACTGGCGCTCCCGGAGCGGCCTGGACCGCCGCTCGCTGGAGAAGTCCCCGGCCTTCGTCAACATCGACACGGGTGACTTCCGACTGGGGCCGTCCTCGCCCGCGAGGAACGTGGGCCTGGGCGTGGGCCTGACGTTCTGCGGCAGCGCCCCCGACCTGGGGGCATTCGAGTCGGACTGCCCCTGA
- a CDS encoding PAS domain S-box protein yields the protein MEFALGITLVPPASAAREVLAAAAARAGLRVVDGVEGASLALVDLTAQGSGPALAALLDSPRASRVSLVVLVEPGEQGFAAAEPLRPLDILAAPVAPYELVFRLQRAASRHLEREGQERGQEDLALLLELTADYAESADVEVLLHGVTRRLAEKLDIARATLVMLGRNADEGIIVAASDDPALKDLRIELSRYPEIREVMRTGRPVVMEEAPTHPLLGDVERRAVAARGIHAIAALPLPIRGQVRGVLLLRAAGRRRTFTTREIDFLTTVAHATAVALRNASVLQTVRGQTEAEKTARLAAEEQVASFKPYQLFFANVSEGVAILDDKASVLSLNPSGAAMLDLPAELARGRHLHQVTQPVDDGVLMELVTAASRGEARSGVDVEVCTALGRRLTLSMSAAPLRDEDAATILSFRDVTDARKLEDELRQTKDFLERLIDSSVDAIIAADLKGRIILFNKGAEALVGYTAQEALANLTAEQLYPPGVARRIMATLRGPEHGGKGRMALTREELVHRSGERVPVNMTASLVYENGREVFSVGIFTDMRDRMKLERKLSDAQTRLEESEKSAVIVALAGTAAHELNQPLTSVMGYAELLKRKLKEEDFAWKPVDIIYREAERMAEIVRKIGKITRYETKSYMGEQQILDLDKATSHED from the coding sequence TTGGAATTCGCCCTCGGCATCACCCTGGTGCCTCCCGCCTCGGCCGCGCGGGAGGTGCTCGCGGCGGCCGCCGCGCGCGCGGGCCTGCGCGTGGTGGACGGCGTGGAGGGGGCGTCACTGGCGCTGGTGGACCTCACCGCGCAGGGCAGCGGCCCCGCGCTGGCCGCGCTGCTCGACTCGCCCCGCGCCTCGCGCGTGTCCCTGGTGGTGCTGGTGGAGCCCGGTGAGCAGGGCTTCGCCGCCGCCGAACCCCTGCGGCCGCTCGACATCCTTGCCGCCCCCGTGGCGCCGTACGAGCTGGTCTTCCGGCTCCAGCGCGCCGCCAGCCGTCACCTGGAGCGCGAGGGACAGGAGCGCGGCCAGGAGGACCTCGCGCTCCTGCTCGAGCTGACGGCGGACTACGCGGAGAGCGCCGACGTGGAGGTGCTCCTGCACGGCGTCACCCGGCGACTGGCGGAGAAGCTGGACATCGCCCGCGCCACGCTGGTGATGCTGGGGCGCAACGCGGACGAAGGCATCATCGTCGCCGCCAGCGACGACCCGGCGCTCAAGGACCTGCGCATCGAGCTGTCGCGCTACCCGGAGATTCGCGAGGTGATGCGCACCGGGCGCCCCGTCGTCATGGAGGAGGCGCCCACCCACCCCCTGCTCGGTGACGTGGAGCGTCGGGCCGTGGCCGCCCGCGGCATCCACGCCATCGCCGCGCTGCCGTTGCCCATCCGGGGCCAGGTGCGCGGCGTGCTGCTCCTGCGCGCGGCGGGACGCCGGCGCACCTTCACGACGCGGGAGATCGACTTCCTCACCACCGTGGCGCACGCCACCGCCGTGGCGCTGCGCAACGCCTCCGTGCTCCAGACGGTGCGCGGACAGACGGAGGCGGAGAAGACGGCGCGGCTGGCGGCCGAGGAGCAGGTGGCCTCCTTCAAGCCGTATCAGCTCTTCTTCGCCAACGTCAGCGAGGGCGTGGCCATCCTCGACGACAAGGCGAGCGTGTTGTCGCTCAACCCCTCTGGCGCGGCGATGCTGGACCTGCCCGCGGAGCTGGCGCGAGGGCGCCACCTGCACCAGGTGACCCAGCCGGTGGACGACGGCGTGCTCATGGAGCTGGTGACCGCCGCCTCGCGGGGCGAGGCCCGTTCGGGCGTGGACGTGGAGGTCTGCACCGCGCTGGGCCGCCGCCTGACGCTGTCCATGTCCGCCGCGCCGCTGCGCGACGAGGACGCCGCCACCATCCTCTCCTTCCGCGACGTCACCGACGCGCGCAAGCTGGAGGACGAGCTGCGCCAGACGAAGGACTTCCTGGAGCGGCTCATCGACTCGTCGGTGGACGCCATCATCGCGGCGGACCTGAAGGGACGCATCATCCTCTTCAACAAGGGCGCGGAGGCGCTGGTGGGTTACACCGCCCAGGAGGCGCTGGCCAACCTCACCGCGGAGCAGCTGTACCCGCCCGGCGTGGCCCGCCGCATCATGGCCACGCTCCGGGGCCCGGAGCACGGCGGCAAGGGGCGCATGGCGCTGACGCGCGAGGAGCTGGTCCACCGCTCCGGCGAGCGCGTGCCCGTCAACATGACGGCGTCGCTCGTCTACGAGAACGGACGCGAGGTCTTCAGCGTCGGCATCTTCACGGACATGCGCGACCGGATGAAGCTGGAGCGCAAGCTGTCGGACGCGCAGACGCGGCTGGAGGAGAGCGAGAAGAGCGCCGTCATCGTCGCGCTCGCCGGCACCGCCGCGCACGAGCTGAACCAGCCGCTCACCTCCGTCATGGGGTACGCGGAGCTGCTCAAGCGCAAGTTGAAGGAGGAGGACTTCGCCTGGAAGCCGGTGGACATCATCTACCGCGAGGCGGAGCGCATGGCGGAGATCGTGCGCAAGATTGGCAAGATCACCCGCTACGAGACGAAGTCGTACATGGGGGAGCAGCAGATTCTCGACCTGGACAAGGCCACCTCCCATGAAGATTGA
- a CDS encoding Uma2 family endonuclease has product MSDEPRPEDLYEALERLPEHVVGELIDGELLVSPRPRTAHSRAAILLIHALGPFDDESGHQGPGGWIFLSEPELHLGRDVLVPDLAAWRRERMPELPDVVGVTLPPDWVCEVLSPSTESLDRGKKMERYARAGVRYLWLLDPRKQRLEVFRLASGAWALCATHADSPTVRAEPFEAENMNLHSLWAR; this is encoded by the coding sequence ATGAGCGACGAGCCGCGTCCCGAGGACTTGTACGAAGCGCTGGAGCGGCTCCCGGAGCATGTCGTCGGGGAGCTCATCGACGGAGAGCTGCTCGTCAGCCCGCGTCCCCGCACGGCGCACAGCCGCGCGGCCATCCTGTTGATCCATGCGCTCGGGCCATTCGATGACGAATCCGGACATCAGGGGCCAGGCGGGTGGATCTTCCTGTCCGAACCCGAATTGCACCTCGGTCGAGATGTCCTCGTGCCGGACCTCGCCGCATGGCGGCGCGAGCGCATGCCGGAGCTCCCCGATGTCGTCGGGGTGACGCTCCCTCCGGATTGGGTCTGCGAGGTCCTCTCCCCCTCCACCGAGTCCCTCGACCGCGGCAAGAAGATGGAGCGCTACGCGCGGGCCGGCGTCCGGTACCTCTGGCTGCTGGACCCGCGCAAGCAGCGGCTGGAGGTCTTCCGGCTGGCGTCCGGGGCCTGGGCCCTGTGTGCCACGCACGCCGACTCGCCCACCGTGCGCGCCGAACCCTTCGAGGCCGAAAACATGAACCTCCATTCACTTTGGGCGCGCTGA